The following are encoded together in the Lathyrus oleraceus cultivar Zhongwan6 chromosome 3, CAAS_Psat_ZW6_1.0, whole genome shotgun sequence genome:
- the LOC127130083 gene encoding uncharacterized protein LOC127130083: MKQLSNKFDVMATHNRMLETQISQVAQQQAAIEGPAGAFPSQPQPNPKGYANSNTLRSGTELDEPTDPRIQNPAMYQNSGKGSEKVNEPTKDRKKDKSREAIDKEPPYVPPPPYKPHVPYPQRLAKSKNEGQFKKFVELLKQLNITMPFTKAITQMYSYDKFLKEILSKKKKLEDDETIMLTAECSAIIQNNMPHKLKDPDSFSIPYIIGKFIIYKALGMLENIPVRIGQFYILTDFVIMDIKEDSHIPIILGRPFLATVGAIIDVKKGSLTFEVREEKVKFLLAKFLQAPAIDDSCCLLDVIDKCVKEMEKEPFKYTEVLKIPTHPIFEDDNRHEPYVDDSLRECLALTPNLIPCLEKPLLELKTLPKDLRYEFLDTELERPVIVNADLRQIESEKITPCHKKVSNSSRL, encoded by the exons ATGAAACAATTGTCAAATAAGTTTGATGTTATGGCTACCCATAACAGGATGTTAGAAACCCAGATCTCCcaagtagcccaacaacaagcCGCAATAGAAGGCCCAGCTGGAGCATTTCCTAGTCAACCTCAACCAAACCCAAAAGGTTATGCTAATTCTAACACACTTCGGAGTGGGACAGAACTAGATGAACCAACTGACCCAAGAATTCAAAATCCGGCCATGTATCAAAATTCTGGTAAAGGATCTGAGAAAGTAAATGAACCGACCAAGGACAGAAAGAAAGACAAAAGCAGAGAGGCAATAGATAAAGAACCACCTTATGTTCCTCCTCCACCATACAAACCACATGTACCTTATCCCCAAAGGCTTGCCAAATCCAAAAATGAAGGACAATTCAAGAAATTCGTGgaacttctgaagcaactgaACATAACCATGCCATTCACAAAAGCCATTACTCAAATGTATTCATATGATAAATTCCTTAAAGAGATCCTATCCAAAAAGAAAAAGCTTGAGGATGATGAAACAATCATGCTTACTGCAGAATGCAGCGCTATTATTCAAAACAACATGCCTCATAAGCTGAAAGACCCTGATAGTTTTTCCATACCATACATAATTGGAAAGTTTATCATATACAAAGCTCTAG GTATGCTAGAGAACATTCCCGTTCGAATAGGACAATTCTATATTCTTACCGACTTTGTGATAATGGATATAAAAGAGGATTCCCACATCCCTATTATTTTAGGAAGACCCTTTTTAGCCACAGTCGGAGCCATCATAGATGTGAAAAAAGGAAGTCTAACATTCGAAGTCAGAGAAGAAAAAGTTAAATTCCTCTTAGCTAAATTCCTACAAGCACCGGCTATAGATGACTCATGTTGTCTCTTAGACGTCATAGACAAATGTGTGAAAGAAATGGAGAAGGAACCATTTAAGTATACTGAAGTACTGAAAATTCCAACACATCCTATATTCGAAGATGATAATCGGCATGAGCCATACGTGGATGACAGTCTAAGAGAGTGTCTAGCACTAACCCCAAATCTAATACCATGCCTAGAGAAACCTTTATTAGAACTTAAAACATTACCTAAAGATCTAAGGTATGAATTCCTAGATACCGAGCTTGAAAGACCAGTTATAGTCAATGCTGACTTACGACAGATAGAATCTGAAAAAATTACTCCATGTCATAAGAAAGTATCCAACAGCTCTAGGCTATAA